From the genome of Spinacia oleracea cultivar Varoflay chromosome 2, BTI_SOV_V1, whole genome shotgun sequence, one region includes:
- the LOC110801139 gene encoding phosphopantothenate--cysteine ligase 2, translated as MSSNSRSYDPEESFMTDVANFFDTAPPLKDRSVISKKLKEFINHNSHTAGNGASMRKIVCVTSGGTTVPLEQRCVRYIDNFSSGHRGAASTEYFLKAGYAVIFLRRRGTCQPYCRSLPDDPLLECFESTNDSNIRVQQSQAEAVKKAISSHHAALEAGVLLKLEFTTIFEYLQMLQMTAVALRDLGPRAMFYLAAAVSDFYVPWETMAEHKIQSAAGPLDMTLAQVPKMLSVLRKDWAPLAFSISFKLETDSQILLDKASSALSKYNMHAVVANELATRKEEVTVVTLHGKTCIRREPGTDIENAIIQLLAERHAAHIQDTLQNQAVSCQ; from the exons ATGTCTTCAAATAGCAGGTCTTATGACCCTGAAGAATCATTCATGACAGATGTTGCAAACTTTTTTGATACAGCACCGCCTCTCAAAGATCGTTCTGTCATAAGCAAAAAGTTAAAGGAATTTATTAACCACAATTCTCATACAGCAG GAAATGGAGCATCTATGAGAAAAATTGTTTGTGTAACATCTGGTGGTACAACTGTTCCCCTTGAGCAAAGATGTGTTCGTTATATTGATAACTTCAGTTCAGGCCATAGAGGGGCCGCATCAACAGA GTACTTTCTCAAGGCTGGATATGCTGTTATCTTCCTCCGCCGGAG AGGAACCTGCCAGCCATACTGTAGATCACTTCCTGATGACCCTTTgcttgaatgttttgaatcaacTAATGACTCAAATATCCGAG TGCAGCAATCACAAGCTGAGGCAGTAAAGAAGGCAATCTCTAGTCATCATGCA GCACTGGAAGCAGGGGTCTTATTAAAACTTGAGTTCACAACCATATTCGAGTATCTCCAG ATGCTGCAGATGACCGCGGTTGCACTAAGGGATCTTGGGCCACGTGCTATGTTCTATCTTGCTGCTGCTGTTTCAGATTTTTATGTCCCTTGGGAGACCATG GCAGaacataaaattcagtccgCGGCAGGACCCCTTGATATGACTCTTGCTCAAGTGCCGAAGATGCTCTCTGTGCTAAGAAAGGATTGGGCTCCTCTGGCATTTTCCATTTCCTTTAAG TTAGAAACAGATTCTCAGATACTTTTGGATAAAGCTTCTTCAGCACTAAGTAAGTACAATATGCATGCTGTCGTAGCAAACGAACTTGCTACTCGCAAAGAAGAGGTCACGGTTGTCACTCTTCACGGGAAAACCTGTATTCGTCGTGAGCCCGGGACTGATATAGAGAATGCGATCATTCAACTTCTTGCAGAAAGACATGCAGCCCATATTCAGGATACCTTGCAAAATCAAGCAGTATCATGTCAATGA
- the LOC110801052 gene encoding probable receptor-like protein kinase At5g24010, with amino-acid sequence MELIHFSLFQILLPLLLFSSAYTITAQPPYFINCGSTAAAATTTTGQTFVGDKNTDKVRFSGHGTKAVKDTNQSESLYQTARVFNKPSSYDFDITQTGTYFLRLHFCPFSSSLSAAKFNVSASGIMLLPEFTPVRNNVTDCSTNTKEFILTISNVKQKFRIYFVPSSSSSIAFVNAIEIFNTTSNITEGVSTSPLVTPAGRLGNYRGKKSEILETFYRINVGGEEVKPSSYNLWRNWIPDDEYLINKGDAENAADRTSSINYVPGEATRDDAPPSVYGTAKILKTPLSSTLMIPNLTWQFSVKKRTRYFVRVHLCDIISDAIGIYNFTFYIYSNFSEVIDPLDITGIDNPFYKDYVVESGDLGFLNISVGPNNASVSRTYLFLNGLEIMQVKDETAVEPRVDSGSPSRLVLVISLVASIVAVMVVLAVVFLLQQKRNRKKSAELPEWEVLPLSSRNRNSETASSHASTLQNLQLGLKIPFVEIQRLTNNFDPDLIIGEGGFGKVYKGTLRSGVKVAVKRGSSDHGQGIQEFQTEIMILSTIRHRHLVSLMGYCYENEEMILVYEFMEKGTLRNHLYENSESSSSSSKGMMLSWKQRVEICIGAAKGIQYLHTGTSKGIIHRDVKSTNILLDENFVAKVADFGLSRSGYLEETHVSISAVKGTLGYLDPEYFICLQLTEKSDVYSFGVLLLEVLCARAVIDQSLPKEQVNLADWAMACYGRGQLQTIIDPLIAGEINPNSLKKFCETAERCLKKDPSERPPMSDVCWNLEYTLQLQKAASEEVPLDDTITDVSLNMPLPAVRRFPSQSIADYEYDDNGSFNTGTQEVFSQLAFDGGNGR; translated from the exons ATGGAACTCATTCATTTCTCACTCTTCCAAATCTTACTTCCTCTTCTCCTCTTCTCCTCAGCTTATACTATCACTGCTCAACCACCTTACTTCATCAACTGCGGCTCCACCGccgccgccgccaccaccaccaccggccAAACCTTTGTCGGCGACAAAAACACCGACAAAGTCCGCTTCTCGGGTCACGGAACCAAAGCCGTCAAAGACACCAACCAATCAGAATCCTTGTACCAAACAGCAAGAGTTTTCAACAAACCATCAAGTTATGACTTTGACATCACACAAACCGGCACTTATTTTCTGCGCTTACATTTCTGTCCCTTCTCTTCTTCACTTTCTGCTGCAAAATTCAATGTTTCAGCATCAGGAATTATGCTGTTACCTGAATTCACCCCTGTTAGGAACAATGTTACAGATTGTTCAACCAATACTAAGGAGTTCATCCTCACAATAAGTAATGTTAAACAGAAGTTCAGAATCTATTTCGTGCCAAGTTCATCGTCATCTATAGCTTTCGTTAATGCGATAGAAATCTTCAACACAACTTCAAACATTACAGAGGGTGTTAGTACTAGTCCTCTTGTAACACCTGCAGGAAGATTGGGAAATTACAGGGGTAAAAAATCAGAAATTCTGGAAACATTTTACAGGATTAATGTTGGGGGTGAAGAGGTAAAACCATCAAGTTACAATCTTTGGAGAAATTGGATTCCAGATGATGAGTATCTCATAAACAAAGGTGATGCAGAAAATGCAGCTGATAGAACCAGTAGTATTAACTATGTTCCTGGTGAAGCTACAAGAGATGATGCTCCACCGTCAGTTTATGGGACCGCGAAAATACTAAAAACTCCTTTAAGTTCTACCTTGATGATTCCTAACCTTACTTGGCAATTCAGTGTGAAGAAAAGAACACGGTACTTTGTTCGGGTTCATCTTTGTGATATTATAAGTGATGCAATTGGAATTTATAATTTTACCTTCTACATTTACAGTAATTTTAGTGAGGTGATTGATCCGTTAGATATTACCGGGATTGATAATCCGTTTTACAAGGATTATGTTGTTGAGAGTGGTGATTTAGGGTTCCTGAACATTAGTGTAGGACCAAATAATGCATCAGTAAGTAGGACTTATCTTTTCCTGAATGGGTTAGAAATTATGCAGGTGAAGGATGAAACTGCTGTTGAGCCTCGAGTTGACAGTGGGTCCCCGTCCCGTCTAGTTCTTGTAATCAGCTTGGTTGCATCCATAGTTGCAGTTATGGTAGTTTTGGCAGTTGTTTTCTTGCTTCAACAGAAAAGGAATAGGAAAAAGTCTGCTGAACTGCCTGAATGGGAGGTTTTGCCATTAAGTTCTCGCAACAGGAACTCAGAAACTGCATCTTCCCATGCCTCAACTTTACAGAATCTGCAATTGGGTTTGAAGATACCCTTTGTTGAAATTCAACGATTAACGAACAATTTCGACCCAGATTTGATCATCGGAGAAGGCGGGTTCGGGAAGGTGTACAAAGGAACACTGAGAAGCGGGGTAAAAGTTGCAGTAAAGAGAGGAAGTTCTGATCATGGACAAGGAATACAAGAATTCCAAACAGAGATTATGATTTTATCAACGATTCGCCACCGTCATCTTGTTTCCTTGATGGGTTACTGCTATGAAAATGAGGAGATGATACTGGTTTATGAGTTCATGGAAAAGGGTACCCTAAGAAACCACCTTTATGAAAACTCAGAAAGCAGTTCATCTTCTTCCAAAGGGATGATGCTGTCATGGAAACAAAGGGTAGAGATATGTATAGGAGCTGCAAAGGGTATTCAGTACCTTCACACTGGTACAAGCAAGGGAATCATTCATCGCGATGTAAAATCCACGAATATATTGCTTGATGAAAATTTTGTGGCTAAAGTTGCAGATTTCGGGTTATCGAGATCGGGATATTTGGAAGAAACTCATGTCAGTATATCAGCTGTGAAGGGAACTCTTGGGTATCTAGATCCAGAGTATTTCATCTGTCTGCAGCTGACGGAAAAATCTGATGTTTACTCTTTCGGGGTGCTTCTTCTTGAAGTACTTTGTGCAAGAGCTGTTATAGATCAGTCACTTCCGAAGGAGCAAGTCAATTTAGCTGATTGGGCAATGGCGTGCTATGGAAGGGGACAGCTTCAGACAATAATCGATCCACTGATCGCag GTGAAATCAACCCGAATTCCTTGAAGAAGTTCTGTGAGACAGCTGAGAGGTGTTTGAAAAAAGATCCATCAGAAAGACCTCCAATGTCAGATGTATGTTGGAATCTGGAATACACACTGCAGCTTCAGAAAGCGGCTTCTGAAGAAGTGCCGTTAGACGATACCATCACTGATGTTTCCTTGAACATGCCGTTACCAGCTGTTCGGCGTTTTCCTTCTCAGAGCATTGCTGATTACGAATATGACGATAATGGCTCATTTAACACTGGTACTCAAGAAGTATTCTCGCAGCTTGCATTTGATGGTGGCAATGGGAGATGA
- the LOC110800964 gene encoding probable receptor-like protein kinase At2g23200, with product MMLLHFHTAAASLFLPLLLFSSSPCTADVRHLINCGSSSTAASTTTGQTFVGEDAVTFSRHRSRVASSADPSELLYKTARVFTKPSTYDFNLAPEFDTYFVRLHFYAFSSLLANAKFNVSASGHMLLPGFSLGNISRNSSTIKEFILRVNQTRSFKIYFFPNPSASAFINAIEVLSTTSNITKSRVRPSVTPAGSMREYKGQNTIALETIYRINVGGREVKSSSDHTLWRTWEEDDTYLINKSDAQNTSKDHLGSTNPDDDAPPAVYETAKTLKASAKITNLTWKFSVKKGTQYFVRVHFCDLLSSSGVLDTFRLYIYRDFSQVIDPLEVELNSPFHKDYVVESDDLEFLNISVGPNNATSENNNFLFLNGVEIMQVKNETASEPRLGNDSHRKLIVLVSLVASASVVALTVVLATILVCLCLRKRRKNRTESFEWGNLPLHGGTSSHNRGSETSSSHATTFQNLQLGLRIPLIEIQRVTNNFDASLIIGEGGFGKVYKGTLKNGIIVAVKRGSLDHGQGVAEFQTEIMILSTIRHRHLVSLIGYCSENGEMILVYEFMAKGTLRYHLYDSKEGTSSSTRGMLTWQQRVQICIEAAKGIQYLHTGTNKGIIHRDVKSTNILLDDNYVAKVADFGLSRSGYLEETHVSVSDVKGTFGYLDPEYAICLQLTEKSDVYAFGVVLFEVLCARPALDPSLPKKQVNLADWAMACYERGQLETIIDPLIAGDIDPNSLKKFCEITERCLKKDASERPPMSDVCWGLEYALQLQKAASERVLLDDTITDVSLNMPLPAVRRFPSQSIADDEYDDELLDTSNTGEVFSQLAFDDGTAR from the exons ATGATGTTGCTTCACTTCCACACTGCAGCAGCTTCTCTTTTCCTTCCCCTTCTCCTCTTCTCCTCCTCACCTTGCACGGCTGATGTGAGGCACTTGATCAACTGCGGCTCCTCCTCCACCGCTGCCTCCACCACCACCGGCCAAACATTTGTCGGAGAAGATGCAGTCACCTTCTCTCGTCACAGGAGCCGTGTCGCCTCGTCAGCAGACCCGTCTGAACTCTTGTACAAGACAGCAAGAGTTTTCACAAAACCGTCAACCTATGATTTTAACTTGGCACCAGAATTCGACACTTACTTTGTAAGATTACATTTCTATGCTTTCTCTTCTTTACTTGCTAATGCAAAATTCAATGTCTCGGCATCTGGGCATATGCTGCTGCCTGGATTCAGCCTTGGGAATATATCAAGAAATTCTTCAACAATCAAGGAGTTCATCCTCAGAGTCAACCAAACAAGGagctttaaaatttattttttcccCAATCCATCAGCTTCAGCTTTTATCAATGCCATAGAAGTGTTATCCACAACTTCAAACATCACAAAAAGTAGAGTTCGACCTTCTGTAACACCTGCAGGAAGCATGAGAGAGTACAAGGGTCAAAACACTATAGCTCTTGAAACAATTTACAGGATTAATGTTGGAGGTAGGGAGGTAAAATCATCAAGTGATCACACCCTTTGGAGGACTTGGGAGGAAGATGATACGTATCTCATCAACAAGAGTGATGCACAAAATACAAGTAAAGATCATCTGGGTTCAACAAACCCAGATGATGATGCTCCACCCGCTGTTTACGAGACGGCAAAAACATTAAAAGCTTCTGCCAAGATTACCAACCTTACTTGGAAGTTCAGTGTGAAGAAAGGCACTCAGTACTTTGTTCGGGTGCATTTCTGTGATCTCCTAAGTTCTTCAGGTGTCCTTGATACTTTTAGATTATACATTTATAGAGATTTTAGTCAGGTGATAGATCCATTGGAAGTCGAACTGAATTCTCCTTTTCACAAGGATTATGTTGTAGAGTCAGATGATCTAGAGTTTCTGAACATAAGTGTAGGACCAAACAATGCAACAtcagaaaataataattttcttttCTTGAATGGGGTGGAAATTATGCAGGTGAAGAATGAAACTGCTTCAGAACCCCGGTTAGGTAATGATTCACACCGAAAGCTCATAGTATTAGTCAGTTTGGTTGCATCTGCATCTGTAGTTGCCTTGACAGTAGTTCTGGCAACTATTCTTGTCTGTCTTTGTCTGAGAAAGAGGAGAAAGAATCGTACTGAATCATTTGAATGGGGAAATTTACCACTGCATGGTGGAACAAGTTCTCACAACAGGGGCTCAGAAACCTCATCTTCCCATGCAACAACTTTTCAGAACCTACAGTTAGGTTTAAGGATACCCTTAATTGAGATTCAACGAGTAACTAACAATTTTGATGCAAGTTTAATCATTGGTGAAGGTGGGTTTGGGAAGGTATACAAAGGCACGCTGAAAAACGGGATAATAGTGGCAGTGAAACGAGGCAGCCTAGATCATGGGCAAGGAGTAGCCGAATTTCAGACAGAAATCATGATTCTGTCAACAATTCGCCACCGTCATCTTGTTTCCTTGATAGGTTACTGCAGTGAGAATGGTGAGATGATACTGGTTTACGAGTTTATGGCAAAAGGGACACTAAGATATCACCTGTATGACTCTAAAGAGGGTACCAGTTCATCTACCCGAGGAATGCTGACTTGGCAACAAAGGGTACAGATCTGCATAGAGGCTGCAAAGGGTATTCAGTACCTTCACACTGGTACAAACAAGGGAATCATTCATCGTGATGTAAAATCCACGAATATATTGCTTGATGACAATTATGTGGCTAAGGTTGCTGATTTTGGGCTATCAAGATCGGGGTATTTGGAAGAAACTCATGTAAGTGTATCAGATGTGAAGGGAACTTTTGGTTATCTAGATCCAGAGTATGCTATATGCCTGCAGCTGACAGAAAAATCTGATGTGTATGCTTTTGGTGTGGTTCTTTTTGAAGTACTCTGTGCAAGACCTGCTTTAGATCCGTCACTGCCGAAGAAGCAAGTCAATTTAGCTGATTGGGCAATGGCGTGCTATGAAAGGGGACAGCTTGAGACAATAATCGATCCACTGATCGCAG GTGACATCGACCCTAATTCCCTGAAGAAGTTCTGTGAGATAACAGAAAGATGTTTGAAAAAAGATGCATCGGAGAGACCTCCAATGTCGGACGTATGTTGGGGTTTGGAATACGCCCTACAGCTTCAGAAAGCGGCTTCTGAAAGAGTGCTGTTAGATGATACCATCACAGATGTTTCCTTGAACATGCCATTACCAGCTGTACGGCGCTTTCCTTCTCAGAGCATTGCTGATGACGAATATGACGATGAGTTATTAGACACTAGTAATACTGGAGAAGTATTCTCGCAGTTGGCATTTGATGATGGCACTGCGAGATAG